One genomic window of Bradyrhizobium sp. CCGE-LA001 includes the following:
- a CDS encoding oxygenase MpaB family protein, with protein MVSVNDLESALDHVRADAAGPVAGVFGPASITWQIDREAVIFLGAGRALLLQLAHPWVAAAIAEHSKTLADPIGRFHRTFDIVFPMVFGSLDRALLSSRQLHRRHGMIVGAMPETVGPFAAGSRYCANDIPSLRWVHATLVETALMAHDLIVPPLSSAERERYWTESRLYGALFGLTGTDLPADWAGFAAYNAAMAQSETLTVSAAAREIAAQIFSGARPWLRPPRWYRALTARMLPERLRTGFGFELDERDERAADNALAWIRRVYPKLPDRLRYVGPYQEAQARLRGEPQPDWMVRSLNRLWIGRPQMDARGKG; from the coding sequence ATGGTGTCCGTGAACGATCTTGAATCCGCTCTCGACCATGTCCGTGCGGATGCGGCGGGACCGGTCGCCGGGGTGTTCGGCCCGGCCTCGATAACCTGGCAAATCGACCGCGAGGCCGTGATCTTCCTCGGCGCCGGCCGTGCGCTGCTGCTGCAGCTGGCGCATCCCTGGGTCGCCGCCGCCATCGCCGAGCATTCGAAAACCCTTGCCGATCCGATCGGACGCTTCCACCGCACCTTTGACATCGTCTTTCCCATGGTGTTCGGCTCGCTGGACCGGGCGCTGCTGTCGTCCCGGCAATTGCACCGGCGTCACGGCATGATCGTCGGGGCGATGCCCGAGACTGTCGGCCCGTTCGCGGCGGGCTCGCGCTATTGTGCCAACGACATCCCATCGCTGCGCTGGGTTCATGCGACGCTTGTCGAGACGGCGCTGATGGCGCATGATCTCATTGTGCCGCCGCTTTCGAGCGCGGAGCGCGAGCGCTACTGGACCGAGAGCCGGCTGTACGGCGCCCTGTTCGGACTGACCGGGACCGATCTGCCCGCGGACTGGGCTGGCTTCGCAGCTTACAACGCGGCGATGGCGCAGTCGGAGACGCTGACCGTCAGCGCGGCGGCGCGCGAGATCGCCGCGCAAATCTTCAGCGGCGCGCGCCCGTGGCTGCGTCCGCCGCGATGGTATCGCGCGCTCACGGCAAGGATGTTGCCTGAGCGGTTACGTACCGGCTTCGGGTTCGAGCTCGATGAGCGGGACGAGAGGGCGGCGGACAACGCGCTGGCATGGATAAGGCGCGTCTATCCGAAATTGCCGGACCGCTTGCGCTATGTCGGCCCCTATCAGGAAGCGCAGGCGCGGCTGCGCGGTGAACCACAGCCCGACTGGATGGTCCGCAGCCTCAATCGGCTCTGGATCGGACGGCCGCAGATGGATGCGCGCGGGAAGGGATGA
- the glgA gene encoding glycogen synthase GlgA: MRVLFVTTEMDDFVRVGGLGAVSAALPRALRSFADIRIMLPGYRDIIEQLTHIQIVGRCPAFAEMPACSLGRAATKDGLPVYVLLCSQLYDRPGNPYGDESGRDWPDNDIRFARFASAAAELAMGKLDKNWAADLIHANDWQASLVPAYLAWRGAKLPSILTIHNLAYQGLFPKDSLRRIGAPESSFHIDGVEFYDQVSFLKAGLVYASHLTTVSGTYAREITTQEFGCGLEGLLRVRSDAAELTGILNGIDESWDPRSCAQLAQQFGAGDWVGKKANADYVRKQFGLAVSRGPMFGIVARLVHQKGIDLVLSAADEIVDAGGQIVVTGSGEPALEQALIDAHRRRPDAIGVVIGFNDAQARRIFAGSDFTLMPSRFEPCGLSQMYAQRFGSLPIGHQTGGLAETISDGETGFLFSRPSRESFLGGVRRAFEAFMAQDQLDTMRRSAMGRSFSWSISAGSYGALYRKLAAV; this comes from the coding sequence TTGAGGGTCTTGTTCGTCACGACAGAGATGGACGACTTCGTCCGTGTGGGCGGACTCGGAGCCGTTTCCGCTGCCCTGCCCCGCGCCCTTCGCTCCTTTGCCGATATCCGGATCATGCTGCCGGGCTATCGCGACATCATCGAGCAACTCACGCATATTCAGATCGTTGGCCGCTGCCCCGCCTTCGCGGAGATGCCGGCCTGCTCGCTCGGACGGGCCGCGACCAAGGACGGCCTGCCGGTCTACGTGCTGTTGTGCTCACAACTCTATGACCGGCCCGGCAATCCCTATGGCGACGAGTCCGGGCGCGACTGGCCCGACAACGACATCCGCTTCGCGCGCTTTGCCTCGGCAGCCGCTGAACTGGCCATGGGCAAGCTGGACAAGAATTGGGCAGCAGACCTGATCCATGCCAATGACTGGCAGGCCTCGCTCGTGCCGGCCTATCTCGCTTGGCGCGGCGCCAAGCTGCCGTCGATCCTGACCATCCACAACCTCGCCTATCAGGGCCTCTTCCCGAAGGACTCGCTGCGGCGGATCGGCGCACCGGAGAGCTCCTTCCACATCGACGGCGTCGAATTCTACGACCAGGTCTCCTTTCTCAAGGCCGGGCTGGTCTACGCATCGCATCTCACCACCGTCAGCGGCACCTATGCGCGGGAGATCACGACGCAGGAATTCGGCTGCGGTCTCGAAGGCCTGCTTCGCGTCCGCTCCGACGCCGCCGAGCTCACCGGCATCCTCAACGGCATCGACGAGAGCTGGGACCCGCGCTCCTGCGCCCAACTCGCCCAGCAGTTCGGCGCCGGCGACTGGGTCGGCAAGAAGGCCAATGCGGATTACGTTCGCAAGCAGTTCGGGCTCGCGGTGTCGCGCGGCCCGATGTTCGGCATCGTCGCCCGCCTGGTGCACCAGAAGGGCATCGACCTCGTGCTGTCGGCCGCCGACGAGATCGTCGATGCCGGCGGGCAGATCGTGGTCACCGGCTCGGGCGAGCCGGCGCTCGAGCAGGCCCTGATCGACGCGCATCGCCGCCGCCCGGACGCCATCGGCGTCGTGATCGGCTTCAACGATGCCCAGGCGCGCCGCATCTTCGCCGGCAGCGATTTTACTCTGATGCCCTCACGCTTCGAGCCGTGCGGCCTCAGCCAGATGTACGCCCAGCGCTTCGGCTCGCTGCCGATCGGACACCAGACCGGCGGCCTTGCCGAAACCATCAGCGACGGCGAGACCGGCTTCCTGTTCTCGAGGCCCTCGCGCGAATCCTTCCTCGGCGGCGTCCGCCGCGCCTTCGAAGCGTTCATGGCCCAGGACCAGCTCGACACCATGCGCCGCAGCGCCATGGGACGATCGTTCTCCTGGAGCATCTCGGCCGGCAGCTACGGCGCGCTGTACCGGAAGCTGGCAGCGGTGTGA
- a CDS encoding CaiB/BaiF CoA transferase family protein, whose amino-acid sequence MQLADKHEGTTTKAFAGLRVLDFSTTIAGPHCTRMLTDMGAEVIKIETDSGETMRTRPPLRQGCSTAFGQLNVGKKSLVLDLKSEGGTETVRRLAATADILVENFRPGVMRRLGLDYDSVRQVNPKLIYCSISGYGQTGPSAELPAYAPVIHAASGYDMAHLAYQPGRNRPDYCGIYHADVVTGTYGFGAIASALYQRTVTGLGQHIDVSMLETMLSLTLTELQTSQFAVKPTARPMFGPTETANGYVMITVASEKSFQALMGVIGRPAWISDPRFSTYAARRENWVEMMDGVEAWSRQLTTDACLAALGAAGVPAAAYRTVSEAMADPQLAHRQAFSSVQDEGGSFQVLNVPFRMSGADTAPARRMAVLGEHTDALREEIGLARDAPVSPGKTAATN is encoded by the coding sequence ATGCAGCTAGCAGATAAGCATGAGGGGACGACGACAAAAGCCTTCGCAGGCCTGCGGGTCCTGGATTTTTCGACCACGATCGCCGGTCCCCATTGCACGCGCATGCTCACCGACATGGGCGCCGAGGTCATCAAGATCGAGACCGACAGCGGCGAGACGATGCGGACCAGGCCTCCGCTGCGCCAGGGGTGCAGCACCGCCTTCGGCCAGCTCAATGTCGGCAAGAAGAGCCTGGTGCTCGACCTCAAATCCGAGGGCGGCACGGAGACGGTGCGCCGGCTGGCGGCGACCGCCGACATCCTGGTCGAGAACTTTCGTCCCGGCGTGATGCGTCGGCTTGGGCTGGACTATGACAGCGTGCGTCAGGTCAATCCGAAGCTGATCTACTGTTCGATCTCGGGCTACGGCCAGACCGGCCCCTCAGCCGAGCTGCCGGCCTATGCGCCGGTGATCCACGCCGCCTCCGGCTACGACATGGCGCATCTCGCCTACCAGCCCGGCCGCAACCGCCCCGATTATTGCGGCATCTATCATGCCGACGTCGTCACCGGCACCTATGGCTTTGGCGCGATCGCGTCTGCGCTCTATCAGCGCACCGTAACGGGCCTTGGCCAGCACATCGACGTCTCCATGCTGGAGACGATGTTGTCGCTGACGTTGACCGAGTTGCAGACCTCGCAATTCGCGGTGAAGCCGACCGCGCGCCCGATGTTCGGGCCGACGGAAACGGCAAACGGCTACGTCATGATCACCGTCGCCAGCGAGAAGTCGTTTCAGGCCCTGATGGGGGTGATCGGCCGTCCCGCATGGATATCAGATCCGCGCTTCTCGACCTACGCCGCGCGCCGCGAGAACTGGGTCGAGATGATGGACGGCGTCGAAGCCTGGTCACGGCAGCTCACGACCGACGCATGCCTTGCCGCGCTCGGCGCGGCCGGCGTCCCCGCCGCCGCCTATCGCACCGTGTCGGAAGCGATGGCCGATCCGCAGCTCGCACATCGACAGGCGTTCTCATCCGTACAGGACGAAGGCGGCTCGTTCCAGGTGCTCAATGTGCCGTTCCGGATGTCGGGAGCCGATACCGCGCCCGCCAGGAGGATGGCCGTGCTCGGCGAGCATACGGATGCGCTGCGCGAGGAGATCGGCCTCGCAAGGGATGCGCCAGTTTCGCCAGGCAAAACAGCCGCGACAAATTGA